The segment AAAAATGCTTTGAAGGCGGTCAATGATTGGTTCATGCGGCTCGCCATTCAATTTGATGAACATTCTGTCCCTGCTTTTTTCAATGCTTATTTCAGGAAAATCCTTTATCTTTTCAAGTATGTTATAGCTGAGTCGTTGGACAAACTGCTTTCTGTTTCTTCCTTTGGTGGATAGTTCACCAAACCGGATTAATATATGATCATAATTCATGTTCTTTACCTCGTTACATCTTTTATAGTAATAATTGCATCTTCCAGTTCATGAAGAAATGTTAGAATTTCCTGCTTGGTTGTATGATAAGTCATGCTCACCCTAATCGCGCTTTCTGCCTTTTCCCTGGAAACACCCATTGCCATCAATGTCTTACTTGGCGCTCTTCGTTTTGAAGAGCAAGCAGAAGTGGTGGAAACGAATACCTTCTTTGTTCCAAGTGCATGTACCAACACTTCTGACTTGATGCCAGGTACTGAAAAGTTAATGATATGCGGAGCGGAATGAGTTTCTGGCGTATGAAGGAACACACCATCCATTTTCTTCAACTCATGTATACAGAAATTCTTCAATGCCTGCATTTCCGATCGGCTGTTCTCACCTTTTTCCACTGTCATCCTAAGTGCCTTGGTCATTGCCACAATTCCAGCAACATTCTCGGTTCCCGAACGCAATGTCCATTCCTGATTTCCCCCACTAAGGATCGGGTGGAGTTTCACCCCACTTTTAGCGATGAGGATCCCATTTCCTTTCAGGCCATGAAATTTGTGGGCTGAAAGGGAGCAAAGATCGATGTTTTCCATATTTAATGTAACTTTCCCAATTCCCTGTATGTGGTCTACATGGAAGGTTACTTGTGGATAGTTTGCAAGGAGTTCACCGATTTCTTTTACGGGTTGAATGACTCCCGTCTCATTATTCACGTGAATAATGGAGATAAGGACTGTTTCTTTCCTTATTGCATCCTCCACTTGTTCGGTGGAGATCCTTCCATCCTTATCAACAGGCAAGATCGTAACGTCAAACCCTTCCGCCTCTAAATCCTTTATCGCATTGCTGACAGATGGATGTTCTACTGACGTAGTGATAATATGGTTCCCCATGCTTTTTTTACTAAGAGCGCTTCCTTTAATTGCAAGGTTATTGCTCTCGGTTCCGCCAGATGTGAAAATGACTTCCTTATGAGAAACATTCAAAATAGAAGCAATGGTCTCACGGGATCGGTGCAGCAGCTTCTCCGCCTCTCCTCCCATCGAATGGATGGAGGAAGGATTTCCGTAATAATCCGTTGAAACCGTCAGAAATGAATTAAGTACTTCTTTATATGGTTTTGTTGTTGCGCTATTGTCTAAATAAATCATGTCATCCTCCGTTTTTATATGAGGAATAATAGAATTCGTCAAATATAGATAGATAAAATTTTATTCTAAGCGAATATTAATGTTAGCATACTTTATATTCGTGGAAAAGATAAGCGGATTTAATAAAAGATGAATCCTCCCTGTAGATTGTAGTGCAAGGTGTGAGACTCAGGCTGGAGGTAGAGGTAGGTTGAGAACCCGGAAGCGTTGTGAGAAGGCTCAAACACCTCCCCGCAGAAAGCGAACACCTGGAACGAAAATCTACAGGAGTTTAAAGAGTTCATCTACCATTGTAAAAAGAAATTACAGGAAATTAGCACTTTTCCCTTTCAACTCTTGTTTAGACATGTTAAACTAATAAATGTTTTTCTAATATATTGAATTGTTGAACTTTTATGTTATTCGACAAATTTCATCAAAATTATGATAGGATGAAAACGTATTCATTTCATTTTCTCATCAGGAGGATTATTCATGCAAAGAAAATATACAAATAAGGATATATTGGTATTGGGGCTTATGCTTTTTGCCTTATTCCTTGGAGCAGGGAATATGATCTTCCCTCCATTACTTGGACAGGCAGCCGGAGAAAACGTTGGCATGTCCGTCATCGGATTCCTGATAACCGGGGTGGGGCTTCCACTTCTCGGAGTAATGGCAATTGCTTACACCGGAGGCGACCTCCAAACGCTTGCCAATCGCGTAAACCCAATTTTCGGAATTATTTTTACTATCATCATGTACTTGGCGATCGGGCCATTCTTTGGAATTCCACGTACAGGGACCGTGGCATTTGAAATAGGAGCAACGCCATTTCTGCCTGAAACGGTAAACCCACAGGGCTGGGCGCTATTTCTCTTCACCATTTTATTCTTTGCGATAACATATTATTTAGCTCTTAATCCTACAAAGCTAGTGGATCGAATCGGAAAAATCCTTACTCCTATTTTATTGACGGTTATTGGGATTCTGGTTGTAAAAAGCATTGTCACACCAATGGGGGCTATCGGTGCCCCATCGGAAGGGTACCAAAGTTCCCCGTTCTTTAAAGGGTTCCTTGAAGGCTATCTGACAATGGACACCATTGCAGCTCTAGTTTTCGGAATTGTTGTAATTTCGGCAATTAAAGATAAAGGTGTAACCGATAAAAAGACAATTACTTCTCTTTGCTTAAAAGCTGGCTTCATTGCTGCTATCGGTCTGACTATCGTTTATGCAGGCCTGTCCTATCTTGGTGCAACGAGTGTTGACGCAATCGGGGCAGCAGGAAATGGTGGCCAAATCCTTTCAGGGTCCGCTAATTATCTGTTCGGATCCATCGGTGCAGTCATTCTTGGCCTGGCAATTACATTTGCTTGCTTGACTACCTCTGTTGGATTGGTTTCTGCGACAAGTAAATTCTTTTCCAAAATTATGCCATCCGTATCCTATAAAGCGTTTGTTGCGATTTTAAGTATCTTCAGTTTAATCGTCTCAAACGTCGGACTGGAACAGCTGATTGCGTTCTCATTACCGGTATTAATCATGATCTATCCTTTAGCGATTGTGTTGATTCTTTTATCCTTCTATCGATGGAGAAATGAATCCTACGTTTATGGGTTTGCGCTTTTATTCACAGGGATTGTAAGTTTTGTGGACGGCTTGGCTATTGCTGACATCAACATTACTTTCCTACAAGATATCTTCAGTTTCCTTCCATTATACAGTGAAGGTGTTGGCTGGTTGATACCTGCCATCATCGGGGCGCTTATTGGAATGTTGGTCGGTGCTTTGACTACGAAACAATCAAAAGAGAGCATTGCTTAATAACAAGCATTTAACAACGCTGTCCAAAGGTCGATGATACTTTGACCTATGGGCAGTTTTTTTATGCTCTACGGAATATATGAACTGTCAGGAATTTAAATGGGTATTTTGAATAATTGGAGCTTTTTTTTGTTTAATTGAGCGATTTATTTGATTAATTCACCTACTTCTATGAACAATTGCCCTATGTTCCTCCTTTAACTGGGGCACAAAAAAAACATCGCGGAAGTATTAATTCTACTTTCCACGATGTTTTTTCGAATTCTATTCTATATATTCTTCAATAAGAGATAGCAGACGGTCGATGCCTATCCCACCTTTTCCGATATTCCATTCTTTCACCATTTCCTCCGTAAGGCCTTCATGGACATTGGATTTTTCCGGAGGACTCTCTTCCTGCAGTTCATCTTCAGGAATCTCCAATTCTTCCACTGCTGGTGACTTGGCCGTCAATGCTGGTTTGGACCCACTTTCTTGAAGTGATGTAATGACAGTGAACCATGTAAGGCCCCCTATGATAAGGAGAAGGGAAACGAATGCATATGGTACGTACTTAAAGTACTTCACCTGCTAACTCTCCTTATCTAAAATCTTTTCAATTTTCTTCATGACGCCCGGTTCCACCTTTTCCAAAGATGTTGCAGCTTCTTCCAAAGCGTTCTTATATTCGTAATTTCTAAACAACTGCTCTGCCTCTACCAAGCTTTCATGAACCGAAGGATGCTTGCTGCGATATCTATTTCCATATTGAATGACGCTTTCTGCTAGATAAGCATGGTCTAGGATTTCCAATGCTTCCCCATGGCATTTCTCCACACTTGCCACAGCTTGATGCAGGATGGCATTAACATCCACTATATTCAATGGCTTTTCTTCTAGCTTATCCATCACTTCTTTCAACTGATCGTTAGCTAAGGATAAATCTTGATAGACGTTTTTTGGCAACCCTGGGATATTACTTTTTTCAATGGAACGCTTTACTTCAAATAACATCCTTCTTAAAGAATTCAACTGATCTCTTGCTGCCATTTCGTCTTTTCGTAAAGCCATCAAAATATCCATATACTGTTGATGAATTCCCTGAAGAGAATTTATCTGTTCACAAATATCCTCCAGCTCTTCTTTCAGGATGGTGAAGGCAATGGTCTGTTCTTTCAGATGACCACTCAGCTTTTCATAACGATCATTAAGTGCTAGCATTGATTCTTCAATCTTGCGTTGCGTCTGAATGTCCTCTTCTTGAAGCTGATAGCTTTCCTGTACCATATAGGTTTCCTGTCTTGTCTTCTCGCTTGCGGAAGATAAGGCGGTAAGAATTGCTTCAACAGCCGGAAGCTCCTTGACGACAAAATGCTTTGCCAGGACTTCCTTCTCTATTTGATCGTATAGCTCGTCCATTTCTGCTTTAATAACCTCAATACCTTCTTTTGCTTCCATAGCTTTCGTTTCCATCAGAAGCTTGGAAGTCTGTTTCATCTTATCTTGTAGACCTGTTAGACTCTCCTCAAGATTAACGTGATCTAGGATATATCCTTCTGCCAACATTTCGTTGTAACCTGTCTCCACTTCGGCAAGCTGACTTGGAATCACGGACTGGCAGTCTATCAGAAGGCCTGGAATATGCTCTAATTTCACTTCAAAGCCTGACAGTTCTATTTCGATTTTAGTAATCAACTCTCTGGCAACCAAGTAGTTACCATTGGATATTGCCTCATTGAATTCTACGAAGAGTTGCTCGATCTGTTCCAATTCTTTTTCCAATAAAGGCGTAGTACTTCCGTATTGATGACGTTGATTTAAAAGCTGTTTCTTTAAGCCGGCATACTTTCCTTCCAGCTTTTCGTTTTGCTCCACACTCTTTGCCTGGCTACCTATCAAATCATCCAGTTCATCATAAATGGATTTAATTTTAATTTCGATATCACGCAATTTGTCATCTGCTATCGACAATATTTCTTTGGCTTTTTTAAATCGGTATTTGTCCACATAATCTTCTGCATCAAAAAGATATTCCTCGATGCTAACAAGCTCTGTAGACAAGATATCATCCCACTGATAACGCCAGTTCTCGAACAATTCCTCCGTCTGGCCAGTCATATTCAAATCTTTCACTTTGGAAAGCTCTTCGGATACGGGCTTGTTCATGATAGAAACTTTCCACGTTTCCAGTCGATCCACTTCTTCATAAATCTTCTTTCTTCTTAAATAGCTTACACTGATAAATATAACTACTAGTGCTAAAATCCCAATGATTATTTCCATGCCTAGTCCCCTTCTACCCGGATGGTGGTTCCTGTCTTCTATGTTTATATTAATAAGGTTCGAATAAAAAAATGGCTATTCTTCCGTTGAAGAATGTATGTATGAAAATGGGTAAATGGGTCGTTGTGTATATCTGCCCCATTTTATTTATATTTGAATGTTTTTATGATACCATGTAAACGACATTTTTTGAGCAATATTTTTAAATTTTTTACATATTTCTTCAAGTATCGGAGGGTTTTTTTTGATAATCGACAAACATGTCCATACTCCCTATTGTCCGCATGGTAGCACAGATAAGATAGATACGTATATTAAACAAGCTTTGGACCTGCACTACCAAGAGATTTCTTTTACTGAACATGCGCCCTTACCTAAAGGTTTCCATGATCCTGCACCTGATAAAGATAGTGCCATGGAATGGGCAAGCCTCCCCTCCTACCTTAAAGAATTGCAAAAAATGAAATCCTATTATGCTTCCACAAT is part of the Sutcliffiella sp. FSL R7-0096 genome and harbors:
- a CDS encoding cysteine desulfurase family protein; protein product: MIYLDNSATTKPYKEVLNSFLTVSTDYYGNPSSIHSMGGEAEKLLHRSRETIASILNVSHKEVIFTSGGTESNNLAIKGSALSKKSMGNHIITTSVEHPSVSNAIKDLEAEGFDVTILPVDKDGRISTEQVEDAIRKETVLISIIHVNNETGVIQPVKEIGELLANYPQVTFHVDHIQGIGKVTLNMENIDLCSLSAHKFHGLKGNGILIAKSGVKLHPILSGGNQEWTLRSGTENVAGIVAMTKALRMTVEKGENSRSEMQALKNFCIHELKKMDGVFLHTPETHSAPHIINFSVPGIKSEVLVHALGTKKVFVSTTSACSSKRRAPSKTLMAMGVSREKAESAIRVSMTYHTTKQEILTFLHELEDAIITIKDVTR
- the brnQ gene encoding branched-chain amino acid transport system II carrier protein produces the protein MQRKYTNKDILVLGLMLFALFLGAGNMIFPPLLGQAAGENVGMSVIGFLITGVGLPLLGVMAIAYTGGDLQTLANRVNPIFGIIFTIIMYLAIGPFFGIPRTGTVAFEIGATPFLPETVNPQGWALFLFTILFFAITYYLALNPTKLVDRIGKILTPILLTVIGILVVKSIVTPMGAIGAPSEGYQSSPFFKGFLEGYLTMDTIAALVFGIVVISAIKDKGVTDKKTITSLCLKAGFIAAIGLTIVYAGLSYLGATSVDAIGAAGNGGQILSGSANYLFGSIGAVILGLAITFACLTTSVGLVSATSKFFSKIMPSVSYKAFVAILSIFSLIVSNVGLEQLIAFSLPVLIMIYPLAIVLILLSFYRWRNESYVYGFALLFTGIVSFVDGLAIADINITFLQDIFSFLPLYSEGVGWLIPAIIGALIGMLVGALTTKQSKESIA
- the ezrA gene encoding septation ring formation regulator EzrA, coding for MEIIIGILALVVIFISVSYLRRKKIYEEVDRLETWKVSIMNKPVSEELSKVKDLNMTGQTEELFENWRYQWDDILSTELVSIEEYLFDAEDYVDKYRFKKAKEILSIADDKLRDIEIKIKSIYDELDDLIGSQAKSVEQNEKLEGKYAGLKKQLLNQRHQYGSTTPLLEKELEQIEQLFVEFNEAISNGNYLVARELITKIEIELSGFEVKLEHIPGLLIDCQSVIPSQLAEVETGYNEMLAEGYILDHVNLEESLTGLQDKMKQTSKLLMETKAMEAKEGIEVIKAEMDELYDQIEKEVLAKHFVVKELPAVEAILTALSSASEKTRQETYMVQESYQLQEEDIQTQRKIEESMLALNDRYEKLSGHLKEQTIAFTILKEELEDICEQINSLQGIHQQYMDILMALRKDEMAARDQLNSLRRMLFEVKRSIEKSNIPGLPKNVYQDLSLANDQLKEVMDKLEEKPLNIVDVNAILHQAVASVEKCHGEALEILDHAYLAESVIQYGNRYRSKHPSVHESLVEAEQLFRNYEYKNALEEAATSLEKVEPGVMKKIEKILDKES